DNA sequence from the Arthrobacter jinronghuae genome:
CGGGGGAGTCCGCAGCCTACGCGGAGGGCTTCATCACCGCGCCGTTGCCGGATGTCACCGGTCGGGACCGCGCCCGTTTCGCCGGCAAGCACGTCCTGGTGGTCGGTGCCGGCCATTCTGCGGCCAACACCTTGCTGGCGCTGGGGGAGCTGGCCGAGCAGGAGCCGGAAACCCGGATCAGCTGGGTGATCCGACGGTCTTCGGCGTCAAGCGTGTACGGCGGTGGCGACCTGGACGGGCTGCCCGCCCGCGGTGCATTGGGCAGCCGGCTGCGGAGCCTGGTCGAGGAAGGCCGCATCGACCTGCGGACCTCGTTCACCATCACCGGCTTCAAGAGCTCGGACTCGCTGACCGTCGTCGGGACCACGCCGTGCGGGGAGACGCAGTTGGACGTCGACCTGCTGGTTCCGGCCACCGGCTTCCGCCCGAAGCTGGACATGCTCCGTGAAGTCCGGCTGGATCTGGACCCGGCCGTGGAAGCTCCGCGGGCGCTGGGGCCGCTCATCGACCCGGAATTCCACAGCTGCGGCACCGTGACACCGCACGGCGCCCGGCTGCTGTCGCACCCGGAGAAGGACTTCTACATTGTCGGCATGAAGTCCTACGGCCGGGCGCCGACATTCCTGATGGCTACGGGGTACGAGCAGGTCCGTTCCATTGCCGCGGCCCTGGCCGGGGACCAGAAGGCGGCCGACGACGTCGAACTCGTCCTGCCCGAAACCGGGGTCTGCTCCACGGATCTGGGCGGCAGCTGCGACACCGTGGCCGGCTGCGGCACCGACGACGCCGCTGATCAGGGGGAAGTTTCCTGCTGCGGAACGCCGGAACCGGCTGCTGCTGCACCCGCTGATTCCTGCTGCTCGGCGCCCGAACCTGCGTTCCTCGGTATTCCTACCGGTCTGGAGCACGGTCGCTCCGTAGCCATCGATCCACCAAATCGGTCACAGTAGGTCTCGGAGGTCTTCCCGCAGTTCTAGAGCAGAGTGCCGCCCGAGACCTCGACGCGTTCGGCCGTCATCCAGCGCAGCTCGCTTGACGCAAGGGCTGCGATGGCATCGGCGATCTCGTCCGCCTGGCCGACGCGGCCCAGCGCGGTCTGATCTGCCAGGCTGCTGCGCAGGTCGGGGTCGTCGCGCATAGCGCCGCCGTTGAAGTCCGTGGCCGTGGGACCGGGGGCAATGCTGTTAATGCGGATGCCGCGGGGCCCGAGCTCCACGGCGAGGGTGCGGGTGATGGCCTCCACTGCCGCCTTCGACGCCGTGTAGAGCGAGGTGCCGAGGCTGACGTGGCGGGTGAGCGAGGTGGACACGTTGATGATGCGACCTCCGTCGCCGATGTGGGGTGCCAGTGCCTGGATGAGGAAGAACGTACCGCGCACGTTCGTTCCCATGAGGGCGTCGAATTCATCGACCGTGGCGTCTTCGAGCCGGCCGAACAGTCCGATCCCGGCATTGTTCACCAGCACGTCAATGTCTGAACGTCCCCACCGCTCGTTAATGTCGCGCCGCAGCGAGACCGTGAAGTCAGCGAAGGAGGCGGTATCCGCCAGGTCGAGTCGCGCGGTGATGGCATCACCGCCTGCGGCGCGAATCTCCTTCACGGCGCGGAATGCATCGTCGGCTTCGCCCCGATAGGTGAGGACCACGGCGAAGCCCCGCCGGGCGAGGGCGTGGGCGGTCGCTAGGCCCAAGCCTCGGTTGGCCCCGGTAATGACGGCGATTCGAGGGGCGTTCATTTGGTGTCTCCTTCCGGGAACTCCACGCTGATGAGAGGACTTCTCTCCATCCATTCCTCAAGGGGTTCGACCGGCTGTCCGATGCCGGCCGGGTTCCGCGGCTGATTGAGATCGGCGATGATCGACGAGAATACGGCCTCCCGCTGAGCGGGATCGTTTACCGGAGTACCCACTGCGTGCAGATCCGCCCGCACCCCGTTCTTGAGGTGGAACACGAAGTCAGGGTTCGCCACAATGTTCGCGTACCAGCTGCGGCTCGCCGGCGTCGTGGAGAGATAGATTTGCCCGTCGACCCGGTAGAACCACACCTCGATGCGCCGCGGCCTGCCGGTGCGCGCGCCGGTGGTAGTGATGTCGATCGTGCGCTCCCGAGCGCTTGAAGCCGGGGTGATAGCCAGCGCCTTTTCGATTCCTGGTTCCATCACGCTCTCCTAAGTAAGTATCTATTTACTTCGGTAGAGTAGACGCGGGATGAAGATTGTGTCAACGGTGGCACTGAGCGAACGGAATGAGCATGGGGCAACGAGACGCAGAGGCGACTCGGGCGCGGATTCTCTCGGCCGCGGTGACGGAG
Encoded proteins:
- a CDS encoding FAD-dependent oxidoreductase, coding for MNTDLSQLPVAVIGSGPVGLAAAAHLLERGLTPVIFEAGDAPAAAVRAWGHIRLFSPWQYDVDAAARRLLTGTGWQEPDAETLPTGAELLEQYLLPLAAVPAIRNGLHTNSEVVAVSREGLDKTRTGGRDTTPFLVRVRNADGTTADHRVRAVIDASGTWNSPNPLGSAGLAAPGESAAYAEGFITAPLPDVTGRDRARFAGKHVLVVGAGHSAANTLLALGELAEQEPETRISWVIRRSSASSVYGGGDLDGLPARGALGSRLRSLVEEGRIDLRTSFTITGFKSSDSLTVVGTTPCGETQLDVDLLVPATGFRPKLDMLREVRLDLDPAVEAPRALGPLIDPEFHSCGTVTPHGARLLSHPEKDFYIVGMKSYGRAPTFLMATGYEQVRSIAAALAGDQKAADDVELVLPETGVCSTDLGGSCDTVAGCGTDDAADQGEVSCCGTPEPAAAAPADSCCSAPEPAFLGIPTGLEHGRSVAIDPPNRSQ
- a CDS encoding nitroreductase/quinone reductase family protein, translating into MEPGIEKALAITPASSARERTIDITTTGARTGRPRRIEVWFYRVDGQIYLSTTPASRSWYANIVANPDFVFHLKNGVRADLHAVGTPVNDPAQREAVFSSIIADLNQPRNPAGIGQPVEPLEEWMERSPLISVEFPEGDTK
- a CDS encoding SDR family NAD(P)-dependent oxidoreductase, whose product is MNAPRIAVITGANRGLGLATAHALARRGFAVVLTYRGEADDAFRAVKEIRAAGGDAITARLDLADTASFADFTVSLRRDINERWGRSDIDVLVNNAGIGLFGRLEDATVDEFDALMGTNVRGTFFLIQALAPHIGDGGRIINVSTSLTRHVSLGTSLYTASKAAVEAITRTLAVELGPRGIRINSIAPGPTATDFNGGAMRDDPDLRSSLADQTALGRVGQADEIADAIAALASSELRWMTAERVEVSGGTLL